The genomic window CGCCAGAGTACGCTGTTATTAAGATGGGAGACTTAGGAATTCTCTTTGAAGGGCAACAGCGCACGGAGCTTGGGGTTGGGAATCGGTTGCTACTGGCAGAGGAAAAACTCCTTTCAAATACTCGTGCGATTCAGACGCATAACGACATAGAAATAAACGACCCAAAAGTGCCTCTGGAAGCATGGGATGTTTTTGATAGTTCCATCAACCAAGCGCGGCGTTGCCCTCATTTTTCGGTTGAGATGGAGACAGGAACAGGAAAGACATACGTTTATCTCCGGACCATATTTGAGCTATCCCGGCGCTATGGCTTCCAGAAATTTATCATCGTGGTGCCAAGCGTGGCCATCCGAGAGGGAGTGCTTAAAAATATCGAGATTACGGCCGAGCATTTCCGCACCCTGTATAACAATATCCCTTTTGAGCATTTCGTCTACGACGCGAAAAAAGTCAACCGCCTGCGTCAATTTGCCACGAGCAATACATTACAGATTTTGATCATCAATATTGATGCTTTCCGTAAAAATTTTACCGGCACCGAGGAGGAGCGTAAAAGCAACGTCATTTACAAAGAAAGCGACAAGCTCTCTGGCCGCCAGCCTATTGAGTTTGTTCAAGCCGCGCGTCCCATCGTCATCATCGATGAGCCTCAGAGCGTGGATAGTACGGATAAGGCTCAAGAGGCAATAAAGGCGTTAAACCCTCTTTGCACTTTACGCTATTCGGCCACGCATATAAATCCTTACAACCTGGTCTACCGGCTTGATCCCATTCGCGCTTTTGAGCTTAAGCTGGTCAAACAGATTGTGGTAGCCAGCGCTGCGGCCCAAGGAGCGGCCAATGATGCTTTTGTGCGGGTTGAAAAAGTTGATTATAAAAATGGAATCAAAGCTAAACTCCGCATCCATGTGCAAACGTCTGAAGGGCCAAAGGAGAAGATGGTTACAGTCAAAAATGGCGCAGACCTATTTGTGCTCTCAAATGAACGCGCCAATTACGCCCAAGGATATTCGATTACGGAAATTAACGCCGAGCCAGGCAACGAGTGCGTTCGCTTTATCAACGGTAAGACCCTGCGTCTCGGTCAAGAAATAGGCGGACTGCGCGATGACGTCTGGCGCGCTCAAATCAAACACACCATCAAGCGCCACTTGGAAAAGGAACACCAACTCCAGGCGCGAGGAATTAAGGTTTTAAGTCTTTTCTTTGTTGACCGGGTTTCCAATTATCGTGATTATGACGATTCAGGAAAACCAGTTAAGGGCAAGTTTGCAGAAACATTTGAAGCTGAACTGGCAGCGTTGGCCAGGGAGGATCGCTTCCGTGGCCTAGCCTGGCTCAAGGAGCCGATGGATAAACTCCACAATGGATACTTTGCTCAAGATAGAAAAGGGGTCCTGAAAGACACGAGCGGCGACACTCAGGCAGATGATGCGGTTTATAACTTGATCATGAAAGATAAAGAGCGGCTTCTTTCTTTGGATGAGCCCTTACGTTTTATTTTTAGCCATTCGGCGCTGCGGGAGGGCTGGGACAATCCCAATGTATTCCAGATTTGCACCTTAAATGAAACCAGAAGCGCGCTTAAAAAGCGTCAAGAGATCGGCCGTGGACTTCGATTGCCGGTAGATCAAAATGGCTTGCGAGTATTTGATGAATCGGTTAACAAGCTCTATGTAATGGCGAATGAAAGCTACGAGGATTTTGCCCGCACATTACAGGAAGAATATGAGGAGGATTGCGGCGTTACCTTTGGCAAAGTGCCGATAACCGCGTTTGCGAAACTAATCCATGTCGTAGATGGAAAAGAACAGCCGGTCGGCCGCCAGGCCGCGGAATCTATCTGTGAATCCTTGGTACAACAGAAAATGCTTGATGATGCTGGCCGGATCCAGCCGGCGTTTGATCCCAAGAAAAAGGATTTTAAGCTAGAGCTGCCTAAAGAACACAGGGAACTTACGCCAGCCGTTATAGATTTACTGTCTGCCTATCAAATCGAGCGTCATATCCGTCAAGAACGGGATGAGGGGTCAAATCGCCTCAAGAAAGAAGTCACGCTTACTCCCGAATTTCAAGAGCTCTGGAACCGCATTAAACCGAAGACAACATACCGTGTCGAGTTTGCCACCGAGACGTTGGTCCAGCGCGCGGTGGATGGGTTAAAACGCATGGAACCGATTGAGAAGCCACGCATTAGGGTCAGCGCTGGACAGCTGGACTTAAAAAAAGGCGGCGTGACCGCTACGGCTTCTAGCGTGGCAGAGGAACGCGCTGACTACGGCAGCCGCCCCGTTCCTGATTTGTTGGCCTACCTACAAAATGAAACGGAGCTTACGCGGTCAACACTTGTGCGAATCCTGAATAGTTCTGGCAGGCTTCCAGAATTTTTCAACAACCCCCAACGATTCATGGACGCCGTCGCCAACGTGCTTAAGTACGAACTCCATCGTCTGCTGGTGGATGGCATTAAATATGACCGCATTGACGGCAACGGCTCGGAAGCTGAATGGGAAATGCTGCTTTTTAAGAATGAAGAACTCATTAACTATCTGACGGCCATCCAGGTCAATAATTCGGTGTATGAATATGTGGTTTACGATGCGGAAATAGAACGTGAATTCGCTCGCCAACTAGATTCTCGTGAAGACATTAAGTTATTCGTGAAGCTGCCAAACTGGTTTAAGATTGACACGCCACTAGGCACATACAATCCTGATTGGGCTATCGTCAAACAAGATTCCGATACGCTATACCTGGTGCGCGAAACTAAAGCGAACCGAGATTATCTAAGACTGCGAACCAGCGAGGCCGACAAGGTCCGTTGCGGCCAGCGCCACTTTGAGGCCCTCGGAGTCCCCTTCGCAGTCGCCGTCTCGGCAGATGAGGTATGACTCAAGATTTGTCGATTTGAATAATGATTATTCGCAATTTCAAGATCGAAAATTTTAGAGGAATTTACCGCGCAGACCTTAATTTTACCAAGCACAACCTATTTGTTGGACCAAATAGCGTT from Elusimicrobiota bacterium includes these protein-coding regions:
- a CDS encoding DEAD/DEAH box helicase family protein; its protein translation is MKLQFDANQAFQLDAVAAITSLFDGQPQGAPEYAVIKMGDLGILFEGQQRTELGVGNRLLLAEEKLLSNTRAIQTHNDIEINDPKVPLEAWDVFDSSINQARRCPHFSVEMETGTGKTYVYLRTIFELSRRYGFQKFIIVVPSVAIREGVLKNIEITAEHFRTLYNNIPFEHFVYDAKKVNRLRQFATSNTLQILIINIDAFRKNFTGTEEERKSNVIYKESDKLSGRQPIEFVQAARPIVIIDEPQSVDSTDKAQEAIKALNPLCTLRYSATHINPYNLVYRLDPIRAFELKLVKQIVVASAAAQGAANDAFVRVEKVDYKNGIKAKLRIHVQTSEGPKEKMVTVKNGADLFVLSNERANYAQGYSITEINAEPGNECVRFINGKTLRLGQEIGGLRDDVWRAQIKHTIKRHLEKEHQLQARGIKVLSLFFVDRVSNYRDYDDSGKPVKGKFAETFEAELAALAREDRFRGLAWLKEPMDKLHNGYFAQDRKGVLKDTSGDTQADDAVYNLIMKDKERLLSLDEPLRFIFSHSALREGWDNPNVFQICTLNETRSALKKRQEIGRGLRLPVDQNGLRVFDESVNKLYVMANESYEDFARTLQEEYEEDCGVTFGKVPITAFAKLIHVVDGKEQPVGRQAAESICESLVQQKMLDDAGRIQPAFDPKKKDFKLELPKEHRELTPAVIDLLSAYQIERHIRQERDEGSNRLKKEVTLTPEFQELWNRIKPKTTYRVEFATETLVQRAVDGLKRMEPIEKPRIRVSAGQLDLKKGGVTATASSVAEERADYGSRPVPDLLAYLQNETELTRSTLVRILNSSGRLPEFFNNPQRFMDAVANVLKYELHRLLVDGIKYDRIDGNGSEAEWEMLLFKNEELINYLTAIQVNNSVYEYVVYDAEIEREFARQLDSREDIKLFVKLPNWFKIDTPLGTYNPDWAIVKQDSDTLYLVRETKANRDYLRLRTSEADKVRCGQRHFEALGVPFAVAVSADEV